GACGCGGGCTGGAGCAAGCACGAGTACGCCCGCCTCGACCTCACGCTGTGGAGTGCGCTGAGGTCCCTGCCGCATCTTGTGTTGCAGACCGTCCGACTTGCCTGGCACACGGACCGACGCTCACTGATCACCGTAGGAGTGACGGAAGTGGGCCAAGGCATCGCGGCCGCACTCAAGTTGCTGGCCGTGAACGCCGCCTTGCACGCCGTCGTCGCCACCGGCACCGACGTGCGAGGTCTGCGCGACGCCCTGCCCGCCGTGGTGATGACCGCCGTCGTCCTGGCCGCCAACGCGCTGCTCGCCTCCCGGTCCACCGCGGCAGCCGGGAGCCTGGAGCCCAAGGTCGAACGCGCCGCGTCCGAGCAGTACTTGGCGGCATGCCAGCGGGTCGAGATGTCGGCGATCGAGGACGGCACGTTCCGCGAGTTGATCGACCGGGCCCAGTACGGGGCCAACGAAGCCCGCCACATGATCGGTTCCAGCGTCGCGGCGATCAACAGCGTGCTGGCGCTGATCGCCGCGGGCGGTGTGCTGTCCGTGCTCAATCCGGCCCTGCTGCCCATGCTGTTCCTGATCGTCGCGCCGCGCGGCTGGGGTGTGATGCGCGTGGCCCAGCAGCGCTACTTCTCGACGATGACCTGGATCGAACACCTGCGGGCCAGCCGGGTGTTGTCCAATCTCCTCACCTCGGTGACCGCGGCCCTGGAGGTGCGAGTGCACCACGTGGGCGCCTTCCTGCTGCGCCACTACCGGATCATGGCGCACACGGCCGAGAGCGAACAGGCGCGATTGGCCAAGGACAAGGCCCGTACCGAACTGGCCGCGTCCGCGCTGTCCGGGCTCGGATACGCGCTCACCTTCACGGTGATGATCGGGCTGTGCCTGACCGGCCGCATGAGCGTCGCCGTCCTCGGCACGGCGATCATGGCCATCAACGCGGGCTCCGCCGGCATCGGTGCGCTCGTGAACACCATGAGCCAGCTGCACGAGCAGTCCCTGTACGTGCATGACCTCACCGACTTCCTGAAGAAGGCCGAGGACCTGGCGATCCCCGAGGGCGGCCTCGCCCTCCCCGCTCGCCCGCGGTCCATCCGCCTCGACAATGTCTC
The DNA window shown above is from Streptomyces sp. NBC_01445 and carries:
- a CDS encoding ABC transporter ATP-binding protein → MRLLRRPEPGAPVVSASERELFGGPLRYDAGWSKHEYARLDLTLWSALRSLPHLVLQTVRLAWHTDRRSLITVGVTEVGQGIAAALKLLAVNAALHAVVATGTDVRGLRDALPAVVMTAVVLAANALLASRSTAAAGSLEPKVERAASEQYLAACQRVEMSAIEDGTFRELIDRAQYGANEARHMIGSSVAAINSVLALIAAGGVLSVLNPALLPMLFLIVAPRGWGVMRVAQQRYFSTMTWIEHLRASRVLSNLLTSVTAALEVRVHHVGAFLLRHYRIMAHTAESEQARLAKDKARTELAASALSGLGYALTFTVMIGLCLTGRMSVAVLGTAIMAINAGSAGIGALVNTMSQLHEQSLYVHDLTDFLKKAEDLAIPEGGLALPARPRSIRLDNVSFRYPGRDEPAIDSVSFSIELGSVIALVGPNGSGKSTLVRLLSGLHLPGEGHIHWDDVDISEADRRQLFGHVSLLTQTFERWPFTAAANIRIGQPDRDVTDEDLRTSAAYAGADRDIAGLPHGMNTLLGKNFRGASDLSGGQWQKIGLARAHFRDACLVIVDEPTSALDPDAEQRAFDQILGLAGPDRIIVLVTHRMAAVRRVDRIFVLDEGRLIEEGSHAELFAAEPASRYAQMYRLQADQYEHARPVQLPGPTRPPASEPA